One genomic window of Arcobacter lacus includes the following:
- a CDS encoding AglZ/HisF2 family acetamidino modification protein gives MLQKRVIPCLLLHKGGLYKTEKFKKPTYIGDPINAIKIFNEKEVDELMFIDIDASVENKEPNYKMIEDIASECFMPLCYGGGVKNIEQMKKIYALGVEKISLSSQAVINPNLIKEASSIFGNQSVIVTIDIKKDFWGNKKVFINNGKKNTKLNHIDFIKQVESLGAGEIVINSCDNDGIMKGYDIELLKEIKENTKVPIIALGGAGNLNHIKDVFENSKVDAVACGSMFVYQGPLKGVLISYPPYQKIQELLGNK, from the coding sequence ATGCTACAAAAAAGAGTAATCCCTTGTCTACTTTTACATAAAGGTGGACTTTATAAAACTGAAAAATTTAAAAAACCTACATATATAGGTGATCCTATAAATGCTATTAAGATATTTAATGAAAAAGAAGTAGATGAATTGATGTTTATAGACATCGATGCAAGTGTAGAAAATAAAGAACCAAATTATAAAATGATAGAAGACATTGCAAGTGAATGTTTTATGCCACTTTGTTATGGTGGTGGAGTGAAAAATATAGAACAAATGAAAAAAATATATGCTCTAGGAGTTGAAAAAATATCTCTAAGCAGTCAAGCTGTAATCAATCCAAATCTTATAAAAGAAGCATCTAGTATATTTGGAAATCAATCAGTAATAGTAACAATAGATATAAAAAAAGATTTTTGGGGGAATAAGAAAGTTTTTATAAATAATGGTAAAAAAAACACTAAGTTGAATCATATTGATTTTATAAAACAAGTAGAGTCTTTAGGTGCTGGCGAAATAGTGATAAACTCTTGTGATAATGATGGAATTATGAAAGGGTATGATATTGAACTTTTAAAAGAAATAAAAGAAAATACAAAAGTACCAATAATAGCTCTTGGAGGAGCTGGAAATCTAAATCATATAAAAGATGTTTTTGAAAATTCAAAAGTAGATGCTGTAGCTTGTGGAAGTATGTTTGTGTATCAAGGACCACTTAAAGGTGTACTTATTAGCTATCCTCCATATCAAAAGATTCAAGAATTATTAGGAAATAAATAA
- the hisH gene encoding imidazole glycerol phosphate synthase subunit HisH, translating to MIAILDYGIGNLKSIYNMFKKVGVESIITSDIETIKNADKYLLPGVGSFDHGINSLKNAPFFETLEKEVLENKKPILGICLGMQLLTNSSEEGKEKGLGWIDAQTIKFDLEDKSLSIPHMGWNKINPTNTNDIFKNLEDNRFYFVHSYHVVCNNEKNILATANYGQTFTCSIYKDNIYGVQFHPEKSHKFGMQLLKNFGEM from the coding sequence ATGATAGCAATACTTGATTATGGAATAGGAAATCTAAAATCTATTTATAATATGTTTAAAAAAGTGGGAGTTGAATCCATCATCACATCAGATATTGAAACTATAAAAAATGCTGATAAATATCTCTTACCTGGTGTTGGTTCTTTTGACCATGGTATAAATAGTTTAAAAAATGCACCATTTTTTGAAACTTTAGAAAAAGAGGTATTAGAAAATAAAAAACCTATTTTAGGTATTTGTCTTGGGATGCAACTTTTGACAAACTCAAGTGAAGAAGGAAAAGAAAAAGGTCTTGGATGGATAGATGCACAAACTATCAAGTTTGATTTAGAGGATAAGAGTTTATCTATTCCTCATATGGGTTGGAATAAAATAAATCCTACAAATACAAATGATATTTTTAAAAATTTGGAAGATAATAGATTTTATTTCGTACATTCATATCATGTGGTTTGTAATAATGAAAAAAATATTTTAGCAACAGCAAATTATGGACAAACTTTTACTTGTAGTATCTATAAAGATAATATTTATGGTGTACAGTTTCATCCAGAAAAAAGTCATAAATTTGGTATGCAACTACTCAAAAACTTTGGAGAGATGTAA
- a CDS encoding N-acetyl sugar amidotransferase — protein sequence MNNKKQYQICTKCVMDTTDPEINFDEKGVCNHCREFDEFTSKRWFPNDEGAKKLQAIYEKMKKENVHKHYDCILGLSGGVDSSYLALKLYEAGIRPLVVHVDGGWNSELAVQNIENIVNYCGWHLHTIVIDWEEMRDLQLAYLKSAIANQDVPQDHAFFASLYHFATKYGINYVISGGNLATESIFPKAWHWSAMDADNLHAIHNKFGTKKLKNYKTIGFYELYLYYPFIKKMKTIRPLNFMPYIKSEALQELKDKIGYKEYARKHGESVFTKFFQNYWLPMKFGYDKRKPHLASLIVAGQMSREEALKELDKPLYDEKELKEDKEYIAKKLGVSNEEFENILQMPSHKYSDFPNMTEKYNRMKKVQNFVSKLLGRKISNYS from the coding sequence ATGAACAATAAAAAACAATATCAAATATGTACAAAATGTGTAATGGACACAACTGATCCAGAAATTAACTTTGATGAAAAAGGGGTTTGTAATCACTGTAGAGAGTTTGATGAATTTACATCAAAAAGATGGTTTCCAAATGATGAAGGTGCTAAAAAACTTCAGGCTATATATGAAAAAATGAAAAAAGAAAATGTTCATAAACATTATGATTGTATTTTAGGTCTTAGTGGGGGAGTTGATAGTTCATATCTTGCATTAAAACTTTATGAAGCTGGTATTAGACCTTTAGTTGTTCATGTAGATGGTGGATGGAACAGTGAATTAGCTGTGCAAAATATAGAAAATATTGTAAATTATTGTGGATGGCATTTACATACAATAGTAATAGATTGGGAAGAGATGAGAGATTTACAGTTAGCATATTTAAAATCAGCTATAGCAAATCAAGATGTACCACAAGACCATGCTTTTTTTGCTTCACTTTATCATTTTGCTACAAAGTATGGAATAAATTATGTAATAAGTGGTGGAAATTTAGCAACTGAGAGCATATTCCCAAAAGCTTGGCATTGGAGTGCTATGGATGCAGATAATTTACACGCTATTCATAATAAATTTGGCACTAAAAAACTAAAAAATTATAAAACAATAGGTTTCTATGAACTATATTTATATTATCCATTTATCAAAAAAATGAAGACTATAAGACCTCTAAACTTTATGCCATATATAAAAAGTGAAGCATTACAAGAATTAAAAGATAAAATAGGTTATAAAGAGTATGCTAGAAAACATGGAGAATCAGTATTTACTAAATTTTTCCAAAATTATTGGCTACCTATGAAGTTTGGTTATGATAAAAGAAAACCTCATTTAGCTAGTCTTATTGTAGCAGGGCAAATGAGTAGAGAAGAAGCGTTAAAAGAACTTGATAAACCATTGTATGATGAAAAAGAGTTAAAAGAAGATAAAGAGTATATAGCTAAAAAGCTTGGAGTTAGCAATGAAGAGTTTGAAAATATTCTTCAAATGCCATCACATAAATATAGTGATTTCCCTAATATGACAGAAAAATATAATAGAATGAAAAAAGTTCAAAATTTTGTATCAAAACTACTTGGTAGAAAAATCTCAAATTATTCGTAA
- a CDS encoding glycosyltransferase: protein MHILIISSEHFITQTQPLGGIFQYHQANALSNDKHQIGVLSVGYITPRYLVSKYIYKKEEKKGNINIKRKYKQLYFPHRYIPFKILKNNYVQMADKLYSKYIEEFGMPDIIHAHNFLYAGVIAEFLKDKYGIKYIVTEHSSAFVQNKISNEKIKSIGNVAKNALKVTAVSSSFNNILKEYTKTNIDLLPNIVDDFFFQKKFQNKISKNFIFLHIASLDKNKNQELLIKSFEKIAKLNHNIYLNIAGSGYMKKYLESLVKKLDIQKQVNFLGRISQEKVRDEMMKSNCFVLSSNFETFGVVLIEALACGLPLIATKCGGPEDIVNKQNGILINVENQLQLEDAMMTMYKNASKYDKEKLRGDVEEKFGKNAFIKNAMKYYEVGINNEQ, encoded by the coding sequence ATGCATATATTAATAATTTCATCTGAACATTTTATAACTCAAACACAACCTTTAGGAGGTATTTTTCAATATCATCAAGCAAATGCATTAAGTAATGATAAACATCAAATAGGTGTACTTTCTGTTGGATATATTACTCCTAGATATTTAGTTAGTAAATATATTTATAAAAAAGAAGAAAAAAAAGGAAATATAAATATTAAAAGAAAATATAAACAATTATATTTTCCTCACAGATACATACCATTCAAAATTTTAAAAAATAATTATGTACAAATGGCTGATAAACTATACAGTAAATATATAGAAGAGTTTGGAATGCCAGATATTATTCACGCACATAATTTTTTATATGCAGGAGTAATTGCTGAATTTTTAAAAGATAAGTATGGAATAAAATATATTGTTACAGAGCATAGCTCAGCTTTTGTACAAAATAAGATATCAAATGAAAAAATTAAATCAATTGGAAATGTAGCAAAAAATGCATTAAAAGTTACAGCAGTTAGTTCTAGTTTTAATAATATTTTAAAAGAATATACTAAAACTAACATAGATTTATTACCAAATATAGTAGATGATTTTTTCTTTCAAAAAAAATTTCAAAATAAGATATCTAAAAATTTTATTTTTTTGCATATTGCTAGTCTTGATAAAAATAAAAATCAAGAATTATTAATTAAAAGCTTTGAAAAAATAGCAAAATTAAATCATAATATATATCTAAATATTGCTGGAAGTGGATATATGAAAAAATATTTAGAAAGTTTAGTTAAAAAGTTAGATATTCAAAAACAAGTTAATTTTTTAGGTCGAATATCACAAGAAAAAGTAAGAGATGAAATGATGAAGTCAAATTGTTTTGTATTATCAAGTAATTTTGAAACTTTTGGAGTAGTCCTTATAGAAGCTTTAGCATGTGGATTACCACTTATTGCTACAAAATGTGGTGGACCTGAAGATATAGTAAATAAACAAAATGGAATTTTGATAAATGTAGAAAATCAACTACAACTAGAAGATGCTATGATGACTATGTATAAAAATGCTAGTAAATATGATAAAGAAAAACTTAGAGGTGATGTAGAAGAGAAATTTGGAAAAAATGCTTTTATAAAAAATGCTATGAAATATTATGAAGTAGGAATAAATAATGAACAATAA